One Carassius auratus strain Wakin chromosome 16, ASM336829v1, whole genome shotgun sequence genomic window carries:
- the LOC113116010 gene encoding probable U3 small nucleolar RNA-associated protein 11 — MSSFRKALKSKQRDHKERSQLGFRKHLGLLEKKKDYKLRADDYHRKQKTLVALRKKAMDKNPDEFHFKMIHNHLKDGVHMLKPKEETMTEEQKKVMRTQDIRYVEMKRVSEMKKIERMKSELHLLDVDDEKKNKQVFYVDSKKEVEAFDLATHLNTVPELVGRAYNRPTIETLEKKSIVGAVEPRSIKKLAKQRELQYLRLSQRIDREKKMFVISQKIQTRKDLQDKVKKVKVCEETGSAPAVYRFEAKRKR, encoded by the exons ATGTCTTCTTTTCGAAAAGCCTTGAAATCTAAACAACGAGACCACAAAGAGCGATCACAG CTCGGTTTCAGGAAACATTTGGGACTGTTAGAGAAGAAGAAGGACTACAAACTTCGTGCAGA TGACTACCACCGGAAACAGAAGACCCTCGTGGCCTTGCGCAAGAAGGCCATGGATAAAAACCCTGATgaatttcactttaaaatgatACACAACCATTTAAAG GATGGAGTTCACATGCTCAAACCAAAAGAGGAAACCATGACAGAGGAGCAGAAGAAAGTGATGAGGACCCAGGACATCAGATATGTGGAAATGAAGCGAGTGTCGGAGATGAAG aaaatcgAAAGAATGAAATCAGAGCTCCACCTTCTTGATGTTGATGacgaaaagaaaaataaacaggtTTTTTATGTGGACTCAAAAAAAGAAG TGGAGGCCTTTGACCTGGCCACTCACCTCAACACAGTACCTGAACTGGTGGGACGAGCATATAACAGACCTACAATAGAGACCCTGGAAAAGAAAAGCATTGTGGGAGCAGTGGAGCCTCGGAGTATAAAA AAACTTGCAAAGCAGAGAGAACTTCAGTATCTGAGGCTTTCACAGCGTATTGACAGAGAAAAGAAGATGTTTGTCATTAGTCAAAAGATCCAGACTAGAAAAGATCTTCAA GATAAGGTTAAGAAAGTGAAAGTCTGTGAGGAGACCGGAAGTGCTCCAGCTGTCTATAGATTTGAGGCCAAGAGGAAAAGATGA